From Chelatococcus sp. YT9, a single genomic window includes:
- a CDS encoding xanthine dehydrogenase family protein molybdopterin-binding subunit, translating to MTARKFGIGQPARRLEDLRFITGVGTYTSDILPAGTAHAVVLRSPHAHARFSFEDLETARAMPGVLAILTAADIADLGELQCLASVTNHDGSPLNRTSYPVLARDVALHVGDAVAFVVAETELQAQEAAEAIAVDWEPLPAAVDIDASLAESAPLVRSELGSNVAFETRIGDEAAVDAIFAKADRVVSLDIVNNRLVSNYMETRACLAEYDTAEGRWTITLGSQGSHDIRDNLAQNLLKVEPARIRVITPDVGGGFGTKIFMYREYPLCAVAAQRLGRPVRWVAGRGEHFLADTHGRANATRAEMALDKKGRFLALRVDLRADIGAYLSQYAPYIPTEGVRMSPGCYDIPAFFGRVRGVYTNTTPVDAYRGAGRPEAAYMIERLVDHIARSIGSTPDKIRALNFIKPSAMPHRTQTGRLYDTGEFEGHMRQAMENADWAGFKDRVKASRRAGLLRGIGLATYIEACSGGGAESSTVSLEKDGSFKVTIGTQSNGQGHATAYAQIVSEHFDVPLDQVSVLQGDTDAIATGSGTGGSRSIPVGGAALARASGDLADKLKRLAAEALEAGVADLEIEDGRIHIAGTDRAMTLSEVAALPAATSAAVTSAEAWTPPEPTYPNGSHICEVEIDPDTGVVSIQRYTVVDDFGRAMNPLLLAGQVHGGAAQGIGQALLERTVFDADGQLVTASLMDYGVPRADLIPSFSFTTRNVPSTTNALGMKGAGEAGAIGACPAVINAVVDALHRAAGIMHIDMPATPDRVYAALAQTDAAAA from the coding sequence ATGACGGCACGAAAGTTCGGTATTGGACAACCTGCCCGTCGCTTGGAAGATCTCCGCTTCATTACCGGCGTGGGAACCTACACGTCCGATATTCTGCCGGCGGGTACAGCCCATGCCGTCGTTCTGCGCAGCCCCCACGCCCATGCGCGCTTCAGCTTCGAGGATCTGGAGACCGCACGCGCCATGCCGGGCGTGCTCGCAATCCTGACGGCTGCCGATATTGCCGACCTTGGCGAGCTGCAATGTCTCGCGAGCGTGACGAACCATGACGGCTCACCGCTCAACCGTACCTCCTATCCCGTGCTCGCGCGGGACGTGGCATTGCATGTGGGCGATGCGGTCGCCTTCGTGGTGGCCGAAACCGAGCTGCAGGCCCAGGAAGCGGCGGAGGCGATCGCTGTCGACTGGGAGCCGCTGCCGGCTGCCGTTGATATCGACGCCTCGTTGGCGGAGAGCGCACCGCTGGTGAGGTCAGAGCTCGGCAGCAATGTCGCGTTCGAGACCAGAATTGGGGACGAGGCGGCGGTCGATGCCATTTTCGCCAAGGCCGACCGGGTGGTCAGCCTCGATATCGTCAACAACCGGCTCGTTTCCAATTATATGGAGACACGGGCATGCCTTGCCGAGTACGACACGGCGGAGGGACGCTGGACGATCACTCTCGGCAGCCAGGGCAGCCATGACATTCGCGACAATCTTGCGCAAAACCTGCTGAAGGTTGAGCCGGCGCGCATCCGCGTCATCACGCCGGATGTGGGAGGCGGTTTCGGCACGAAGATTTTCATGTATCGCGAATATCCCCTCTGCGCGGTGGCGGCGCAGCGGCTCGGTCGACCAGTGCGCTGGGTCGCTGGGCGAGGGGAGCATTTTCTCGCCGACACCCATGGCCGCGCGAACGCCACGCGGGCCGAGATGGCGCTCGACAAGAAGGGGCGCTTCCTCGCCCTCAGGGTCGACCTTCGCGCCGATATCGGCGCCTATCTTTCCCAGTATGCGCCCTATATTCCAACCGAGGGTGTCCGCATGTCGCCGGGATGTTACGACATCCCGGCTTTCTTCGGTCGCGTGCGCGGTGTCTACACCAATACCACGCCGGTCGATGCCTATCGGGGCGCAGGCCGGCCCGAAGCGGCCTACATGATCGAGCGACTCGTCGATCATATCGCGCGCAGCATCGGCTCGACGCCCGACAAGATCAGGGCGCTCAACTTCATCAAGCCGTCGGCCATGCCGCATCGGACCCAGACGGGGCGTCTCTACGACACGGGTGAGTTCGAGGGGCATATGCGCCAGGCGATGGAGAACGCCGACTGGGCCGGCTTCAAGGACAGGGTCAAGGCGTCCCGGCGCGCCGGGCTCCTGCGCGGTATAGGACTTGCGACCTATATCGAGGCTTGTTCAGGCGGTGGTGCCGAATCGTCCACCGTGAGCCTTGAGAAGGATGGTTCGTTCAAGGTGACGATCGGCACGCAATCGAATGGGCAGGGCCACGCGACCGCCTATGCGCAGATCGTGTCGGAACATTTTGATGTGCCCCTCGATCAGGTTTCTGTGCTTCAGGGCGACACCGACGCCATCGCCACGGGCAGCGGCACGGGCGGTTCGCGCTCAATTCCGGTAGGTGGCGCGGCACTCGCTCGCGCCAGCGGCGATCTCGCCGACAAGCTCAAGCGGCTGGCTGCTGAAGCGCTGGAGGCGGGCGTCGCCGATCTCGAGATCGAAGATGGGCGTATCCATATCGCCGGCACGGATCGCGCGATGACGTTGAGTGAAGTTGCGGCGCTTCCCGCCGCAACGTCCGCCGCCGTGACCTCCGCCGAGGCGTGGACGCCGCCCGAGCCGACCTATCCCAACGGCAGCCATATCTGCGAGGTGGAAATCGATCCCGACACCGGGGTTGTCTCCATCCAGCGCTATACGGTCGTCGATGACTTCGGCCGAGCCATGAACCCTCTGCTTCTTGCTGGACAAGTCCATGGTGGCGCGGCGCAGGGGATTGGGCAGGCACTGCTTGAACGCACGGTGTTCGATGCGGACGGCCAGCTCGTCACCGCGTCGCTGATGGACTATGGCGTGCCGCGTGCCGATCTCATCCCGTCGTTTTCCTTCACGACGCGAAACGTGCCGTCGACCACAAACGCGCTCGGCATGAAAGGCGCCGGTGAAGCAGGGGCGATCGGCGCCTGCCCGGCGGTCATCAACGCGGTCGTAGATGCGCTACACCGCGCGGCGGGCATCATGCATATTGATATGCCCGCGACACCTGATCGGGTGTATGCCGCCCTGGCGCAGACGGACGCTGCTGCGGCTTAA
- a CDS encoding cytochrome c has protein sequence MIRSALVAVGLVLGVTAGIAQTDPIAERQQEMKDNGQASRIGAGMVRGQEPFDLAKAQQVFNTYIHTADNFGKLFPESSKTGKTAASPKIWEDRAGFDAALAKFGDEARKGLAETKDLETFKVAFSAIGRSCGACHESFRVKQN, from the coding sequence ATGATTCGAAGTGCTTTGGTTGCTGTGGGTCTGGTGCTCGGGGTGACTGCCGGGATTGCTCAGACTGATCCGATTGCCGAGCGGCAGCAGGAGATGAAAGACAACGGACAAGCCTCGCGCATCGGCGCCGGCATGGTCCGCGGACAAGAACCCTTCGATCTTGCGAAGGCCCAGCAAGTCTTCAACACCTATATCCACACGGCTGACAATTTCGGCAAGTTGTTCCCTGAGAGCTCGAAGACGGGCAAGACTGCGGCCTCGCCGAAGATCTGGGAAGACCGTGCCGGCTTTGACGCCGCCCTGGCCAAGTTCGGCGACGAGGCCCGGAAGGGTTTGGCCGAAACGAAGGACCTCGAGACCTTCAAGGTCGCGTTTTCGGCGATAGGGCGCAGCTGTGGCGCTTGCCATGAGAGCTTCCGCGTCAAGCAGAACTGA
- a CDS encoding cytochrome c yields MKRLLSGLILLAIIGAAGFWVLTSPRWQSQDIGPIPTDAPNLENGRALFMAGDCMGCHATPGQDDKLRLGGGLALTSDFGTFHVPNISPNTRDGIGNWTVEQFARAMHAGEGPNGQHLYPAFPYASFQRMTARDLRDLFAFIKTLPAVQGSAPSHDLKFPFAIRRGIGLWKILYLDGEVFKPDQARSASWNRGAYLVEGVAHCAECHSPRDALGGIIPDRRFAGGPNPEGRGYIPNITPDEATGIGKWSKEELVELLTTGFTPTFDSVGGSMAAVVAGTSQLPPEDREAMAEYILSLPPRTATPRAN; encoded by the coding sequence ATGAAGCGGCTTCTGAGCGGTTTGATCCTGCTTGCGATCATCGGTGCGGCCGGCTTCTGGGTGCTGACGAGTCCTCGCTGGCAGTCTCAAGATATAGGCCCGATCCCGACGGATGCGCCAAACCTGGAGAATGGCCGCGCCCTTTTCATGGCAGGAGACTGCATGGGCTGCCATGCGACGCCGGGGCAGGACGACAAGTTGCGGCTCGGCGGCGGACTCGCGCTGACGTCCGATTTCGGCACGTTTCATGTACCCAATATCTCCCCCAACACCCGCGACGGCATCGGCAACTGGACGGTCGAGCAGTTTGCGCGCGCGATGCACGCCGGGGAGGGGCCGAATGGCCAGCATCTCTATCCGGCGTTTCCCTACGCCTCGTTTCAGCGGATGACGGCGCGTGATCTGCGCGATCTCTTCGCTTTCATCAAGACCCTCCCTGCTGTGCAAGGGAGTGCTCCGAGCCACGATCTCAAGTTCCCGTTCGCAATCAGGCGCGGCATCGGCCTTTGGAAAATTCTTTATCTCGACGGGGAGGTGTTCAAGCCTGATCAGGCCCGTAGCGCCTCCTGGAACCGCGGGGCCTATCTCGTGGAAGGCGTCGCTCACTGTGCCGAATGCCACAGCCCCCGTGACGCGCTCGGTGGCATCATCCCGGATCGCCGCTTCGCTGGCGGCCCCAATCCCGAAGGGCGCGGGTATATCCCCAACATCACACCAGATGAGGCGACTGGCATCGGCAAATGGTCGAAGGAGGAACTGGTCGAACTTTTAACGACCGGCTTCACACCCACCTTCGATTCGGTCGGCGGCAGCATGGCCGCCGTGGTCGCCGGGACCTCGCAGCTGCCCCCCGAGGACCGGGAGGCGATGGCCGAGTATATTCTGTCATTGCCACCGCGGACCGCGACCCCGAGGGCGAATTGA
- a CDS encoding helix-turn-helix transcriptional regulator, with translation MAVEGKDRTREMEAGAQLLSGQLGKTVQRLRKAYNLSLSELAEQSGVAKSIISQIERNETNPTLATIWRLSQALDVSIERVLASGDDEPFIEKSSRADTPILVSDDGRMRLAIIGWIKTVEWLQWYDIQAEPGAVLDSDAHQRGSIECLSVLEGEFTVEVAGILQSARAGESLRYRCDRPHTVRCTSDGPSRAVMVCILKAAVMD, from the coding sequence ATGGCCGTTGAGGGCAAGGATCGCACGCGAGAAATGGAAGCTGGCGCGCAGCTCTTGTCCGGTCAACTCGGCAAGACGGTGCAGCGGCTCCGCAAGGCCTATAATCTGTCGCTATCGGAGCTCGCGGAGCAGTCCGGCGTTGCGAAATCCATCATCAGCCAGATCGAGCGCAACGAGACCAACCCGACACTCGCCACGATCTGGCGCTTGAGCCAGGCGCTTGATGTCTCTATCGAGCGCGTCCTCGCATCCGGCGATGACGAGCCCTTCATCGAGAAATCATCGCGGGCCGACACCCCCATACTGGTCTCCGACGACGGACGCATGCGCCTTGCCATCATCGGATGGATCAAGACCGTCGAATGGCTCCAGTGGTATGATATCCAGGCTGAGCCTGGCGCGGTGCTCGATTCCGATGCCCACCAGCGGGGCTCCATCGAATGTCTGTCCGTTCTCGAGGGAGAATTCACCGTCGAGGTGGCAGGAATCCTCCAGTCTGCCCGAGCCGGTGAGAGCCTGCGCTACCGTTGCGACCGTCCTCATACGGTACGCTGCACGAGCGATGGTCCGTCCCGCGCGGTCATGGTCTGCATCCTCAAAGCGGCCGTGATGGATTAG
- the thiD gene encoding bifunctional hydroxymethylpyrimidine kinase/phosphomethylpyrimidine kinase produces the protein MTPIAVTIAGSDSGGGAGIQADLKTFSALGVYGASVIAALTAQNTHGVSGIHDIPPAFVTAQMDAVFSDLAVAAVKIGMLSQASVIEAVAAGLARHGQRQVVLDPVMVATSGDRLLAADAITALRQSLIPQARIITPNLPEAAALVDRPVAHNEDDVIAQGQLILALGAEAVLIKGGHGDGPESTDLLLDGKAVHRFSAPRIASTNTHGTGCTLSSAIAAGLAKGLDLTAAVGAAKAYVTAALAAADQLTIGSGHGPVHHFHRWWANNA, from the coding sequence ATGACACCGATCGCGGTCACGATCGCTGGTTCCGATTCCGGTGGCGGCGCGGGCATTCAGGCCGATCTGAAAACCTTTTCGGCGCTGGGCGTCTATGGGGCCAGTGTGATCGCCGCCTTGACGGCCCAGAATACGCATGGGGTAAGCGGCATTCACGACATACCGCCGGCGTTCGTGACCGCGCAGATGGATGCGGTTTTCTCAGATCTGGCCGTCGCCGCGGTAAAGATCGGGATGCTGTCGCAGGCAAGCGTCATCGAGGCCGTTGCTGCCGGGCTCGCGCGCCATGGCCAGCGGCAGGTTGTGCTGGATCCCGTGATGGTCGCGACCAGCGGAGACCGGCTGCTCGCAGCCGATGCAATCACCGCATTACGGCAAAGCCTCATTCCGCAAGCCCGTATCATCACGCCGAATCTGCCCGAAGCGGCCGCCCTTGTGGACAGGCCCGTGGCTCATAACGAGGATGATGTCATCGCGCAGGGCCAACTCATTCTCGCGCTCGGCGCCGAAGCCGTCTTGATCAAGGGCGGCCATGGTGACGGCCCTGAAAGCACCGATCTTCTGCTCGACGGCAAGGCGGTTCATCGCTTCAGCGCGCCGCGCATTGCAAGCACCAACACCCATGGCACCGGTTGCACCTTGTCGTCCGCGATTGCGGCGGGGCTCGCCAAAGGCCTCGATCTGACAGCGGCCGTCGGCGCGGCCAAGGCCTATGTTACGGCGGCGCTCGCGGCCGCAGACCAGCTCACCATCGGCTCAGGCCATGGCCCGGTCCATCACTTTCATCGGTGGTGGGCGAACAATGCTTGA
- the thiE gene encoding thiamine phosphate synthase, with amino-acid sequence MPQVDLRVYAILDPRRTKDRSLPELARAAVDGGATLLQYRDKDGEARHLVENARAIRAAIAGSGVPLLINDRIDVALAAEAEGVHVGQTDISVADARRLLGPEAIIGLTLKTETDARGMEGQPLDYGCIGGVFETVSKANPELPLGARGFAQVAAVARAAAPNKPVGAIAGIDVSNAAAVIAAGADGVAVISALFMQEDVKAATARLRAIVDEALTARARQA; translated from the coding sequence ATGCCACAAGTTGACCTTCGCGTTTACGCGATCCTCGACCCCCGACGCACGAAGGACCGGTCCTTGCCGGAGCTCGCCCGCGCGGCCGTCGATGGTGGGGCCACGCTGCTGCAGTATCGGGACAAGGATGGCGAAGCCCGCCATCTCGTTGAGAACGCACGCGCCATCCGCGCCGCAATCGCCGGCTCCGGTGTACCGCTCCTCATCAACGACCGTATCGATGTCGCGCTGGCGGCCGAGGCCGAAGGTGTGCATGTTGGCCAGACCGACATATCCGTCGCGGACGCACGGCGCCTCCTCGGCCCAGAGGCAATCATCGGGCTGACGCTGAAGACGGAAACCGATGCGCGCGGGATGGAAGGGCAACCGCTGGATTATGGCTGTATCGGAGGCGTATTCGAGACCGTTAGCAAGGCCAATCCGGAACTACCACTCGGCGCGCGTGGCTTTGCGCAGGTCGCGGCGGTCGCCCGCGCTGCGGCGCCGAACAAGCCCGTCGGCGCGATCGCAGGGATCGACGTGTCCAACGCCGCGGCGGTCATTGCCGCTGGCGCCGACGGCGTCGCGGTGATATCCGCGCTGTTCATGCAGGAGGATGTCAAGGCCGCGACCGCCCGGCTGCGCGCTATCGTCGACGAGGCCCTCACGGCGCGGGCGCGCCAGGCCTGA
- a CDS encoding DMT family transporter, translating to MKAAAAHIWSPAVNPLLGISLKVVSALFFTLMAAGIKTVGQDFPTGQIVFFRSFFTILPLLVWLGFRREIMASMRTKNIGGHIKRGLIGGCGMFLGFAALAKLPLSDAIAIGYIAPLLVVVLAAIFLREKVQAYRWLAVFIGFIGVLVMLTPHVASSALMSGAASPAVTIGLMFALFAALCNASTTIEVRKLVNTERTGSIVFYFVVLMSTLGLATIALGNWVMPSPREFALFVGIGVMGGIGQILLTMSYKHADTSLIAPFEYTTMIWACLIGWFIFEELPVPAVVFGSGIIIASGVFLVWRQHHHSYAERAARKAGPTHTV from the coding sequence ATGAAGGCAGCAGCTGCACATATCTGGTCTCCCGCCGTGAACCCCCTCCTCGGTATATCGCTCAAGGTCGTATCAGCTTTGTTCTTCACGCTGATGGCCGCGGGCATCAAAACTGTCGGTCAGGATTTCCCGACCGGCCAGATCGTCTTTTTCCGTTCGTTCTTCACGATCCTGCCCCTTCTGGTGTGGCTCGGCTTCCGCCGCGAGATCATGGCGTCGATGCGGACGAAGAATATCGGCGGGCATATCAAGCGTGGCCTGATCGGTGGCTGCGGCATGTTTCTGGGCTTTGCGGCCCTTGCCAAGCTGCCGCTCTCGGACGCGATCGCCATCGGCTACATCGCGCCGCTGCTCGTGGTCGTCCTCGCGGCGATTTTCTTGCGAGAGAAGGTGCAGGCTTATCGCTGGCTCGCGGTCTTCATCGGCTTCATCGGCGTTTTGGTGATGTTGACCCCGCATGTCGCTTCGAGCGCGCTGATGTCCGGGGCTGCCTCTCCGGCTGTCACCATCGGCCTGATGTTCGCTCTCTTCGCGGCGCTCTGCAACGCCAGCACGACCATCGAGGTGCGCAAGCTCGTCAATACCGAGCGCACCGGCTCCATCGTGTTCTATTTCGTGGTTCTGATGAGCACGCTAGGACTAGCCACGATCGCGCTCGGCAACTGGGTCATGCCTTCGCCGCGTGAATTCGCGCTGTTCGTCGGCATCGGCGTCATGGGCGGCATTGGCCAGATCCTGCTCACCATGAGCTACAAGCATGCCGACACGTCGCTGATCGCGCCCTTCGAATACACCACGATGATCTGGGCCTGCCTTATCGGCTGGTTTATCTTCGAGGAACTCCCCGTTCCTGCCGTCGTCTTCGGGTCGGGCATCATTATCGCGTCGGGCGTGTTCCTGGTGTGGCGCCAGCATCATCACAGCTACGCCGAACGCGCCGCCCGCAAGGCTGGACCAACCCATACCGTTTGA
- a CDS encoding UDP-2,3-diacylglucosamine diphosphatase codes for MRNDVVRTKALFISDVHLGTKGCQADLLLDFLRFHDADTIYLVGDMVDGWRLRQKWYWPQAHNDVVQKMLRKARKGCQIIYIPGNHDEFLRDYVGSNFGGVLIMEYAIHEAANGSRYLVTHGDQFDMVVRHARWLAFFGDRAYGFALFVNTYLNVARRRLGLTYWSLSSWAKLKVKNAVNYIGRFEELLASEARRHEADGVICGHIHHATMHDDYGVRYINTGDWVESCTALVEHYDGRFEIVRWGRSREPNAIVPLQEVAA; via the coding sequence TTGCGGAACGACGTTGTGCGAACGAAAGCCCTGTTCATTTCTGATGTGCATCTCGGTACCAAGGGATGCCAGGCAGATCTGTTGCTCGATTTCCTGCGGTTCCACGACGCCGATACGATCTATCTCGTCGGCGATATGGTCGACGGGTGGCGTCTTAGGCAGAAGTGGTATTGGCCCCAGGCGCATAACGACGTCGTTCAAAAGATGCTTCGTAAAGCACGCAAGGGCTGTCAGATCATTTATATTCCAGGTAATCATGACGAGTTTCTTCGTGATTACGTTGGGTCAAACTTCGGTGGCGTGTTGATCATGGAATACGCGATCCATGAAGCAGCCAATGGCAGCCGATATCTTGTCACGCATGGCGACCAATTCGACATGGTCGTGCGCCACGCCCGCTGGCTCGCCTTCTTCGGTGATCGCGCTTATGGCTTCGCCCTGTTCGTGAACACCTATCTCAATGTCGCGCGCCGTCGTCTCGGCCTGACCTACTGGTCCCTGTCTTCCTGGGCAAAGCTCAAAGTGAAGAACGCAGTGAATTACATTGGCCGCTTCGAGGAGTTGCTCGCCTCGGAGGCGCGTCGCCACGAGGCCGACGGCGTCATTTGCGGCCATATCCACCACGCCACGATGCATGACGACTATGGCGTCCGCTACATTAATACCGGTGATTGGGTGGAATCCTGCACCGCCCTGGTCGAGCACTATGATGGCCGTTTCGAGATCGTTCGCTGGGGCCGATCGCGAGAGCCCAACGCGATTGTCCCCCTTCAGGAAGTGGCCGCCTGA
- a CDS encoding glycosyltransferase family 1 protein produces the protein MRVLVATDAWHPQINGVVRSLENVAREAPALGAEIVFLTPDMFRTWPMPSYPEIRLAVAFASSVRRKMAAFKPDFVHIATEGPIGLAARRACISDGQSFTTSYHTRFPEYLAARLPVPTGWSYAALRRFHNAGAGIMVSTGTIERELADRGFGPLMRWSRGVDASLFRPRPDAARPFAGPVFLYVGRVAVDKNIEAFLKLDLPGTKVVVGDGPARPALQATYPEARFLGSLTGEALADIYSAADVFVFPSATDTFGIVLLEALASGLPVAALPVAGPIDVIGSSGCGVLDHDLREAALAALEISRARCRDYGLTFTWQASARQFLDNIRLAHGAASGDDGLAIAS, from the coding sequence ATGCGCGTTCTCGTTGCCACGGACGCCTGGCACCCGCAGATCAACGGCGTCGTGCGGTCGCTCGAGAATGTCGCGCGGGAGGCTCCTGCACTCGGCGCGGAGATTGTCTTCCTTACACCCGACATGTTTCGGACCTGGCCGATGCCGAGCTATCCGGAGATCCGGCTGGCGGTCGCCTTTGCCTCCTCGGTCCGGCGCAAGATGGCCGCGTTCAAGCCCGATTTCGTGCATATCGCAACCGAGGGACCGATCGGCTTGGCCGCGCGACGCGCCTGCATCAGTGACGGGCAGTCCTTTACGACGAGCTATCATACGCGCTTTCCCGAATATCTCGCGGCCCGCTTGCCGGTGCCCACGGGTTGGAGCTACGCCGCACTCAGGCGCTTTCACAACGCGGGGGCCGGCATCATGGTGAGCACGGGCACGATCGAGCGGGAACTCGCCGACAGGGGGTTCGGCCCGCTGATGCGCTGGTCGCGCGGGGTCGATGCATCGCTTTTCCGACCTCGGCCTGATGCCGCGCGACCTTTCGCGGGGCCGGTTTTCCTTTACGTCGGACGCGTTGCCGTCGACAAGAACATCGAGGCCTTTTTGAAGCTCGATCTCCCCGGAACAAAGGTGGTGGTGGGAGACGGCCCGGCCCGACCTGCCTTGCAGGCGACCTATCCTGAGGCCCGCTTCCTCGGGAGCCTTACCGGCGAGGCGCTCGCGGACATCTATTCCGCCGCGGATGTCTTCGTGTTTCCCAGCGCGACAGATACCTTTGGAATCGTGCTTCTGGAGGCGTTGGCGAGCGGCTTGCCCGTGGCCGCGCTGCCGGTTGCGGGCCCAATCGATGTCATCGGCTCGTCGGGATGCGGCGTGCTCGATCATGATCTCAGAGAGGCTGCTCTCGCGGCGCTCGAGATCTCTCGCGCGCGCTGCCGTGACTATGGGCTCACCTTCACGTGGCAGGCCAGCGCCCGCCAGTTTCTAGACAATATCCGCCTGGCACATGGCGCGGCATCAGGCGACGACGGGCTAGCCATCGCTTCTTGA
- the dgcA gene encoding N-acetyl-D-Glu racemase DgcA — translation MSRRLTVAIERFPIAGKFVISRGARTEAVVVTATISDGIHDGRGECVPYARYGESVEGVAAAIEGQRAAVEGGLDRESLREALPAGAARNALDCALWDLEAKMAGVPAHVLAGITRVPRTTTAYTISLDTPQAMGEAAARSGRPILKIKLGGAGDPARVAAVRAAAPDALIIADANEAWTSDTLAENVAACRRADVALVEQPLPAGEDHHLAAHRGIIPLGADESLHTREDLSRLAGLYDVINVKLDKTGGLTEALALVSEAEARGFGIMVGCMVGTSLAMAPAMLLTPRARFVDLDGPLLLAEDRPYGLSYEGSIVSPPTRELWG, via the coding sequence ATGTCGCGCCGTCTAACCGTGGCCATCGAACGCTTCCCGATCGCGGGAAAATTTGTCATCTCCCGCGGTGCGCGCACGGAAGCGGTCGTCGTGACCGCAACGATCAGCGACGGCATTCATGACGGGCGCGGCGAATGCGTGCCCTATGCCCGCTATGGAGAGAGTGTCGAGGGTGTCGCCGCGGCCATCGAAGGCCAGCGCGCGGCCGTAGAAGGAGGGCTCGATCGCGAAAGCCTCCGTGAGGCCCTGCCCGCGGGCGCCGCCCGCAACGCGCTGGACTGCGCCTTGTGGGATCTCGAGGCGAAGATGGCGGGGGTTCCGGCCCATGTCCTCGCCGGCATCACCCGCGTTCCCCGCACCACGACGGCCTATACCATCAGCCTGGATACACCACAGGCTATGGGCGAAGCGGCCGCGCGCAGCGGAAGGCCCATCCTCAAGATCAAGCTTGGCGGTGCCGGAGACCCCGCACGCGTTGCCGCCGTGCGGGCCGCGGCTCCTGATGCTCTCATCATCGCCGATGCCAATGAAGCCTGGACATCCGACACGCTGGCCGAGAACGTGGCGGCTTGCCGGCGTGCGGACGTCGCGCTGGTCGAACAGCCCTTGCCCGCGGGCGAGGATCATCATCTCGCTGCACACCGCGGCATTATTCCTCTTGGTGCGGACGAAAGCCTGCACACGCGGGAGGATCTCAGCCGGCTTGCGGGGCTCTACGACGTCATCAACGTCAAGCTCGACAAAACGGGCGGGCTGACCGAAGCGCTGGCGCTCGTTTCCGAGGCGGAGGCGCGGGGTTTCGGCATTATGGTGGGCTGCATGGTCGGGACTTCGCTGGCCATGGCACCGGCCATGCTCCTCACGCCGCGGGCGCGGTTCGTGGACCTCGACGGTCCCCTCCTCCTTGCGGAAGATCGCCCCTATGGTCTCAGCTATGAAGGCAGCATCGTGAGTCCGCCGACGCGGGAACTCTGGGGGTGA